The proteins below come from a single Triticum aestivum cultivar Chinese Spring chromosome 5D, IWGSC CS RefSeq v2.1, whole genome shotgun sequence genomic window:
- the LOC123120289 gene encoding uncharacterized protein translates to MPGSQRSGVRNPFQDLTNNDSSGQKTDPKELKRQRERERYALNKDAILKKRKEARDSKKAMSAVLNETNTPSKPPVAMSPGFDTMDMPSAQSAITQQRHAPVVEGHVFSYIQTYYRLLCASNWLW, encoded by the exons ATGCCCGGATCTCAGCGTAGTGGGGTACGTAATCCCTTTCAGGACCTGACGAACAACGACAGTTCAG GTCAAAAAACAGATCCAAAAGAACTAAAGAGACAGAGGGAAAGGGAGAGGTATGCACTAAACAAGGATGCAATATTGAAAAAAAGAAAGGAGGCAAGGGATAGTAAGAAAGCTATGTCCGCGGTTTTAAATGAAACCAACACTCCATCTAAGCCACCCGTGGCCATGTCGCCTG GTTTTGACACTATGGATATGCCCAGTGCGCAGTCTGCTATCACCCAGCAACGACACGCACCAGTTGTGGAAGGTCATGTGTTCTCCTACATCCAAACATACTACCGGCTCTTGTGTGCCAGCAACTGGCTTTGGTAA